A window from Corynebacterium singulare encodes these proteins:
- a CDS encoding FtsW/RodA/SpoVE family cell cycle protein, with the protein MLRIAIFSLIGIGVLMAFSSSMATSLSESDSPWSAALRQCILVLAGLVAFWIGLRISPRTLRALVPWFLGLAIVLLILVLIPGIGTGRSQVGSQSWIMLPGGVAFQPSEFARVAVGLYGASALADKTHRSMRLTDPFMMYSIISGIMFVLIVAQGDLGMGVSLALVVVFTLIFAGVDWRVPTVVGVFGVIGMATVFLAGGFRSHRFHTYFDALRGNIEDTQGTGFQAYQGFLSLADGGFWGVGLGQSRAKWFYLPEAKNDFVFAIIGEELGLWGGALVIGLFAVLGYFGLRTAKRAQDQFQSLLAATLSVGVVVQAFINIGYVIGVLPVTGIQLPMISAGGTAAIITIGSMGLLCNVARHEPMQVSAMQNFGRPLFDRIFLIPEPTPPNERRGGAHRADRERAEGPRGQRGQRGQRPRPQRQTERSREERFGRAVTGRRVPRQEAPRERRRGERR; encoded by the coding sequence ATGCTACGCATCGCCATTTTCTCGCTCATCGGCATTGGCGTGCTCATGGCCTTTTCCTCGTCCATGGCCACCTCGCTTTCTGAGAGCGATAGCCCGTGGTCAGCCGCCCTGCGCCAATGCATCCTAGTGCTTGCAGGCCTGGTGGCTTTCTGGATCGGACTGCGTATATCGCCGCGCACGCTGCGAGCTTTAGTGCCGTGGTTCCTTGGGCTTGCGATTGTATTGCTCATCCTTGTGCTTATCCCCGGTATTGGTACCGGCCGCTCGCAGGTTGGCTCGCAGTCGTGGATTATGCTGCCGGGTGGTGTCGCCTTCCAGCCTTCCGAGTTCGCCCGCGTCGCTGTGGGCTTGTATGGTGCCTCCGCGCTTGCGGATAAAACGCATCGCTCAATGCGCCTGACCGATCCTTTCATGATGTACTCCATTATTTCGGGCATCATGTTCGTGCTCATTGTGGCGCAGGGTGACTTGGGCATGGGCGTATCCCTCGCCCTCGTCGTGGTCTTTACCCTCATCTTCGCAGGTGTGGATTGGCGCGTGCCCACCGTTGTGGGTGTCTTCGGCGTCATCGGAATGGCCACTGTTTTTCTGGCTGGTGGTTTCCGGTCCCACCGCTTCCACACCTACTTTGACGCCCTGCGCGGCAACATTGAAGACACGCAAGGCACAGGTTTCCAGGCGTATCAGGGCTTCCTATCGCTTGCCGACGGCGGCTTTTGGGGCGTCGGCCTTGGTCAATCCCGCGCCAAGTGGTTCTACCTGCCGGAGGCTAAGAATGACTTTGTCTTCGCCATTATCGGTGAGGAACTCGGCTTGTGGGGCGGTGCACTGGTGATCGGCCTCTTCGCGGTCCTCGGCTACTTTGGCCTGCGCACCGCCAAGCGGGCCCAAGACCAGTTCCAGTCTTTGCTTGCCGCGACGCTGTCCGTCGGCGTGGTGGTGCAGGCCTTCATCAACATCGGCTATGTCATTGGCGTGTTGCCGGTGACGGGTATTCAGCTGCCGATGATTTCTGCTGGTGGTACCGCGGCAATCATTACTATCGGTTCAATGGGCCTGCTGTGCAACGTGGCCCGTCACGAACCGATGCAGGTATCCGCCATGCAGAACTTTGGTCGCCCACTCTTTGACCGCATTTTCCTTATCCCGGAGCCGACCCCGCCGAATGAGCGTCGAGGTGGCGCGCACCGAGCGGATCGTGAGCGCGCGGAGGGGCCACGTGGCCAGCGCGGTCAGCGTGGCCAACGCCCGCGGCCTCAGCGCCAAACAGAGCGCAGCCGCGAGGAGCGCTTCGGCCGTGCGGTGACAGGCCGGCGCGTCCCACGGCAGGAGGCGCCTCGGGAGCGTCGGCGCGGCGAGCGCCGGTAG
- the murD gene encoding UDP-N-acetylmuramoyl-L-alanine--D-glutamate ligase produces the protein MSPRPEFLDGRVLIAGAGVSGRGCAAVLAGLGVDITVADGNAESRARIESELGVATADTDAVALDEYSFVVTSPGWRPDSPLLARASDAGLEVIGDVELAYRLDRAEVFGFPRRWLAITGTNGKTTTTGMLAAIMAADERCSGLRSQAVGNIGVSPFDALAAEPRVDILVAELSSFQLHWSSELRPEVGALLNLADDHLDWHGSFDAYAADKARILTSTHAVYGKDDEHVVALVGDRNATAFSHTEPALGDVGVRAGGLFINGVAGMTATVVDDVTTLQPAGLAGVLDAAAAAAVAALAGARAESITEGLASYVVAGHRGEIVHEHAGVTYIDNSKATNPHAAEVAMRGLDSVVWVAGGQLKGSDVSELLRTHAARLKAAVLVGVDKHLLAQALTKAAPHVPIVLVDSHDPQAAMDNAVAAALQHADTGDTVLLAPAAASLDMYTGMSQRGDMFAAAARRLAR, from the coding sequence ATGAGCCCGCGTCCCGAGTTTCTTGACGGCCGTGTCCTCATCGCCGGGGCAGGCGTTTCCGGCCGCGGCTGCGCGGCGGTGCTCGCTGGCCTCGGAGTCGATATCACCGTGGCCGACGGCAACGCGGAGTCCCGCGCGCGCATTGAGTCCGAGCTGGGCGTAGCCACGGCGGATACCGACGCGGTCGCCCTCGATGAGTATTCCTTCGTTGTCACCTCGCCGGGTTGGCGCCCCGATTCTCCGCTCCTGGCGCGCGCTTCTGATGCCGGTCTCGAGGTCATTGGAGACGTCGAGTTGGCCTACCGCCTCGACCGCGCTGAGGTGTTCGGTTTCCCGCGCCGCTGGCTAGCCATCACGGGCACCAACGGCAAAACCACCACCACGGGCATGCTTGCGGCCATCATGGCTGCAGATGAACGTTGCTCAGGTCTGCGCTCCCAGGCGGTAGGCAACATCGGTGTATCGCCTTTCGATGCCCTAGCGGCTGAGCCGCGAGTGGACATTCTCGTGGCGGAGCTTTCCTCCTTCCAGCTTCACTGGTCGTCGGAGCTGCGCCCGGAGGTCGGCGCGCTGCTTAACCTAGCCGATGATCACCTTGACTGGCATGGTTCCTTTGACGCCTATGCAGCGGACAAGGCGAGGATTCTCACCAGCACCCACGCGGTGTACGGCAAAGATGATGAGCACGTCGTTGCCCTGGTAGGGGACAGGAACGCCACGGCGTTTAGCCATACGGAGCCTGCGCTTGGTGACGTCGGAGTGCGCGCCGGTGGCTTATTCATCAATGGAGTCGCGGGGATGACGGCGACTGTCGTTGACGATGTCACCACCCTCCAACCGGCCGGTCTCGCCGGTGTGCTCGATGCCGCCGCGGCGGCGGCTGTGGCCGCACTCGCTGGTGCGCGGGCAGAATCAATCACCGAGGGGCTCGCGTCCTATGTGGTGGCCGGGCACCGCGGTGAAATCGTGCACGAGCATGCCGGGGTGACCTACATCGACAATTCAAAGGCCACCAATCCCCATGCAGCAGAAGTTGCCATGCGTGGCCTTGACTCCGTGGTGTGGGTAGCCGGTGGCCAGCTCAAAGGCTCTGACGTCAGCGAGCTGCTGCGCACTCACGCTGCGAGACTGAAGGCGGCGGTGCTGGTGGGCGTCGATAAGCACCTGCTCGCACAGGCACTCACGAAAGCAGCACCCCATGTGCCCATCGTGCTCGTGGATAGCCATGACCCCCAGGCCGCGATGGATAATGCTGTTGCGGCTGCCCTGCAACACGCCGACACCGGCGATACCGTACTTTTGGCCCCGGCTGCGGCATCGTTGGATATGTACACCGGAATGAGCCAGCGCGGTGATATGTTTGCCGCCGCCGCCCGCCGTCTCGCCCGCTAA
- the mraY gene encoding phospho-N-acetylmuramoyl-pentapeptide-transferase has product MTQIIIAGVVSFLVAIFTTPVLIRYFSDAGRGQEIREDGPKSHLRKRGTPTMGGLAILAGILVAYLVVGFYGMFTGHVGFTASGVLVLGLTLGLGAVGFADDFIKLFKKRNLGLNKTAKLVSQLVLSLLFGFLILRFPNEKSLTPGSTKLSFTRDLKTFDLAVGGAVVGTIVFLIFMYILIAAWSNAVNLTDGLDGLAAGVTAIVMGSYSLMTFWQFRYSCANEFTAGCYQVRDPLDLAVLAAAGLGGCLGFLWWNAAPAKIFMGDTGSLALGGLVAGISVASRTELLMIVIGALFVIETVSVVIQIVVFRTTGKRFFRMAPIHHHFENGGWAETAVVVRFWLLAAMAAMAGVAIFYGDWLTAAGIGLSA; this is encoded by the coding sequence GTGACTCAGATCATCATCGCTGGTGTGGTCAGCTTCCTCGTTGCGATCTTCACCACCCCGGTACTGATTCGGTATTTCTCCGACGCTGGCCGCGGTCAGGAAATTCGCGAGGACGGCCCTAAGTCGCACCTCCGCAAGCGCGGTACACCCACTATGGGCGGCTTGGCCATCTTGGCGGGCATCTTGGTTGCCTACCTTGTTGTGGGGTTCTACGGAATGTTCACCGGACATGTGGGTTTCACCGCGTCCGGTGTGCTGGTCCTCGGGCTAACACTTGGGCTTGGTGCAGTGGGATTTGCCGATGACTTCATTAAGCTGTTCAAGAAGCGCAATCTAGGCCTTAACAAGACCGCCAAGCTGGTGAGCCAGCTTGTGCTTTCTCTTCTCTTCGGCTTCCTTATTCTGCGTTTTCCCAACGAGAAGAGCTTGACCCCGGGGTCTACGAAGCTGTCCTTTACTCGTGACCTCAAGACCTTTGACCTCGCCGTCGGTGGTGCGGTGGTGGGAACCATTGTGTTTCTCATCTTCATGTACATCCTCATCGCCGCGTGGTCCAATGCCGTCAACCTGACCGATGGCCTCGATGGCTTGGCGGCAGGTGTGACCGCTATCGTCATGGGCTCCTACTCGCTCATGACCTTCTGGCAGTTCCGCTACTCCTGTGCGAATGAATTCACCGCTGGTTGCTATCAGGTGCGCGATCCACTCGACTTAGCCGTACTAGCCGCTGCGGGTCTTGGCGGTTGCCTGGGCTTCCTGTGGTGGAATGCCGCACCGGCCAAGATTTTTATGGGCGATACCGGCTCCTTGGCCCTCGGTGGCCTCGTGGCGGGCATCTCCGTGGCCAGCCGCACCGAGCTGCTCATGATTGTCATCGGAGCGCTGTTCGTTATCGAGACGGTGTCGGTGGTTATTCAGATTGTGGTCTTCCGCACCACCGGCAAGCGCTTCTTCCGCATGGCGCCTATCCACCACCACTTCGAAAACGGTGGGTGGGCCGAAACCGCCGTTGTGGTTCGTTTCTGGCTTCTGGCTGCAATGGCGGCCATGGCTGGCGTGGCAATCTTCTACGGTGACTGGCTCACCGCTGCCGGAATTGGCCTGAGCGCATGA